One Stenotrophomonas maltophilia R551-3 genomic window, GCGGCTGCCAGGCAAGCCGCTGCGCCTGCTGGGCGGTGAGCCGCTGGTGCTGCACGTGGCACGCCGCGCGCTGCAGGCCGGGGCTGGCGAGGTATGGGTCGCCACCGACGATCAACGCATTGCCGACGCACTGTCCGGGCTGGCCGAAGTGAAGGTAGCGATGACCGCCGCCTCGCATGCGTCCGGTACCGACCGCCTGGCCGAATGCGCGCGCATTGCCGGCTGGGCCGACGACACCGTGGTGGTCAACCTGCAGGGCGATGAGCCGTTCGCACCTGCGGCCGGCATCCGTGCGGTGGCCGAGGCACTGGTCGGTGGCAATGCGCCGATGTCGACCCTGGCCACGACCGTCGAAGATGCGCACACCCTGTTCGATCCGAACGTGGTGAAGCTGGTGCGCAACGTGCGCAACGAGGCCATGTACTTCAGCCGTGCGCCGATCGCCTGGCACCGCGATGGCTTCGCACGCAGCCGCGATACGCTGCCGGCCGGGCACAACTGGTTGCGCCATATCGGCATCTACGGCTATCGCGCCGGCTTCCTGCAGCAGTTCGCGGCGATGCCGCCGGGCCAGCTGGAGCAGGTCGAATCGCTGGAACAGCTGCGCGTGCTGGAAGCGGGCTTCCCGATCAGCGTGGCGATCTCGCCGGAACCGTTCCCGCCCGGCATCGACACCCCTGAGGACCTGGAGCGCGCCGAAGTGCTGCTGCAGGCAATGGCCGCACGATGAAGCTGCTGGTCGTCTGCCTCGGCAACATCTGCCGTTCGCCGATGGCCGAAGGTGCGCTGCGCGCCTGCCTGGACGCGTCGCCGCTGGCTGGTCGGGTGCAGGTCGATTCGGCCGGCACCGGCGACTGGCATGTGGGCGAGCCACCGGACCGGCGCGCGATCGCCTGCGCGGCCGGGCATGGCGTGGACATCGGCGGCCTGCGCGCGCGCCAGCTGCAGGTCGCGGATTTCGACCGCTTCGACTGGATCCTGTGTGCCGATGAGGCCAACCTGCGGGATGCCGGTCGCTTGGCCACCCCCGCCCAGCGAGAACGCCTGGCGCTGTACCTGCCGTGGTCCGGCGGGCAAGGCAGGGGTGCGATCCCGGACCCGTACACCGGCGGCAGTGAGCATTTCGAACAGGTCTGGACATTGGTCGACGATGCTGCAAAACGAGCAGTGGCACGACTGTTGCATGACGCCGACTCCGGCATAATCGGGCCATGAACGTCCAGCCCGTCCCGGACCTGCCCGAGTTCGCCACCTGGCTCAATGCCACCCCCTGCACCCTGACCGAACTGCGCGGTCGGCCGGTGGCGCTGTTGTTCGTCAACGCCGCCTCCGCCTGGAGCGCGCAACGCCTGGCCGAGTTCGGCCAATGGCTGTCGCGCCACCCCGGCAAGCTGCAGCCGCTGGTGCTGCAGGTGCCGCGCTTCGATTTCGAACGTGAGGCCGACGCCGCACTGAAGCTGCTGCGTCGCCAGGGTCTGACGATGCCGGTGCTGCTTGATGCCGACTGGGATGGCTGGCGCCGCTTCGGCGTCACCGCCTGGCCGACCATCGTGCTGCTGGATGCGCAGGGGCGCGAGCAACAACGGTTGGTCGGGCAGGGCGCACCCGGCGAACTGGAGCGTGCCTTGAACGCGCTGTGCGAGGGCGCACCGTCGGCGCCGCCGCGCGGTGGCAGCGAGCTGCATCCGGAGCCGCGCCACGCGCTGCGCTTCCCGCTTGGCCTGGCGGTCAGCACCGAACGCCTGTACATCGCCGACAGCGGCCATCACCGCATCCTCGAATGCAGCCACGGTGGCCGCATCCTGCGCCAGTTCGGGCTGGGCACTGCCGATTTCATGGATGGCAACCTCGCCGAGGCGGCCTTCCACCGCCCGCAGGCGCTGGTGCTGGAGCGCGATTCGCTGTACGTCGCCGACACCGGCAACCATGCCGTGCGCCGCATCAACCTGCTGACCGGCATCGTCGACACCCTGTGCGGCAACGGCCGTCCCGGCGCGCCGGTGGAAGGCCCGGTCGCGCAGGCCAGGCAGGTGTCGCTGGACCATCCGGTCGGCCTGGCCATCGCCGACAACCAGCTGCATATCGCCATGGCCGGTGACAACCGCATCTGGAGCTACCACCTGGGCCAGCGCAGCCTGCAGTGGCGCGCCGGCAGCGGTTCCATCGACGAACGCGATGGCAGCGGCCACCTGGCTGCCTTTGCCCAGCCCACCGCACTGGCCGTGGTGCAGCAGGTGCTGTACGTGGCCGACGCGTTGGGTTCCTCGATCCGTGCGCTGCAGCTGCGTGGCGACCTGGTGCAGACGCTGGTCGGGCAGGGGCCCTGGCGCTTCGGCAATGAGGACGGCCCGCGCACCCAGGCCAGCCTGCAGTTTCCGCAGGCGATGGCACTGAGCCCGGATGCGCCGCTGCTGTGGATCGCGGATACGGGCAACGGCCGCCTGCGCACCCTGCGCCTGGGCGGTGGTGAACTGACCACCCAGCCGCTGCCGCGCCGCCTGCATGGTCCGGCCGGTCTGGCAGCCGGTGCGGGCGCGGTGTGGATCGCCGAGACCGATGCCCACGCCGTGCTGCGTTTCGACCCCGACAGCGGCGTGCTCAGCGAAGTCCCGATCAGCGAATGACCGACGTATCCGCTCCGGTCTTCGACGGCAAGGCCTTCGCGGCCCAGCTCAGCACCGCCCCCGGCGTGTACCGCATGTACGCCGCCGACGACACCCTGTTGTACGTCGGCAAGGCGCGCGCGCTGCGCAACCGTGTCGGCAGCTACTTCAACGGCAGCCCGAAGAACGCGCGGATCATGTCGATGATCTCGCAGATCACGCGCATGGACGTGACCGTGACGCGCTCGGAAGCCGAGGCGTTGCTGCTGGAAAACCAGCTGATCAAATCGCTGTCGCCGCGTTACAACGTCTCGTTGCGCGACGACAAGACCTATCCGCACGTGCTGCTGACCCGAGAGGACTGGCCGCGCATCGCGCTGCATCGCGGTCCGCGCGCCATTCCCGGACGCTACTTCGGTCCGTATCCCGGCGTTACCGCCGTGCGCGAAACGCTGAACCTGATGCACAAGCTGTTCAAGCTGCGCAGCTGCGAGGACAGCGTGTTCCGCAACCGCTCGCGGCCGTGCCTGCAGTACCAGATTGGCCGCTGCAGTGCGCCGTGCGTGGAGCTGGTGCCGGCGCCGGAGTACGCCGAATCGGTGCGCCGCGCCGCGCTGTTCCTGGAAGGCAAGAGCGACGAGCTGACCCGCGAACTGGGCGAACAGATGCAGGCCGCCAGCGAGGCGCTGGAGTTCGAGCAGGCCGCGCGCCTGCGCGACCTGATTTCCTCGCTGCGCAGCATGCAGACCCGCCAGTACGTGGATGGCCGCGCCGCCGACCTCGACGTGCTGGCCGTGGCCATGCAGGGCTCGCAGGCCTGCGTGCTGCTGCTGGCCTTTCGTGATGGCCGCAATCTCGGTACCCGCCCGTTCTTCCCGCGCACCAATGGCGAAGAGAGCCCGGAAGAGGTGTTGGCCGCGTTCGTCTCGCAGTACTACATCGAATTCGAGCCGCCGCGCGAGATCCTGCTGGACCGCGAGATTCCTGACGCCGACCTGCTGGTTGCCGCGCTGTCTGCCTCGGCCGAGCGCAAGGTGCAGCTGAAGTGGAACGTGCGCGGCGAACGCGCCGGCTACGTGGAACTGGCCAGCCGCAATGCGCAGCTGACCCTGGCCACCGAACTCAACAGCCGCAACGCGCAGCACGCGCGCAGCGATGCCTTGCGCGACATGCTGGGTCTGGCAGAGCCGGTCAAGCGGGTCGAATGCTTCGACATCAGTCATACGCTGGGCGAGGCCACCGTGGCCTCATGCGTGGTGTTCGACGCCGCCGGCCCGGTGCGTGCGCAATACCGCCGCTTCAACATCAGCGGCATCGAGCCGGGCGACGACTACGCCGCCATGCGCCAGGCCATCGACCGCCGCTTCCGCCGTGCGGTGGAAGAGCAGGGCGTGCTGCCGGACGTGCTGCTGATCGACGGCGGCGCCGGCCAGTTGGCCCAGGCCCAGGCCGCGCTGGCCGACCTGGGCGTGGAAGGCGTGCTGCTGGTGGGCGTGGCCAAGGGCGTGGAACGCCGCGCCGGCCACGAAGCGCTGGTGATGCCTGACGGTCGCGAGCTGCGCCCGGGCGCGGCCAATCCGGCGCTGCAGTTCATCCAGCAGGTGCGCGATGAGGCGCACCGCTTCGCCATCACCGGCCACCGCGGCCGCCGCCAGAAGGCGCGGATGACCAGCAAGCTGGAGGACATTCCCGGTATCGGGCCGCGCCGCCGCGCCAGCCTGCTCAAGCATTTCGGCGGCCTGGTCGGCCTGAAAGCCGCTGGTGAAGCGGAAATCGCCAAGGTGGAAGGCATCAATGACGCCCTCGCGGCACGTATCTACGCTAACCTGCACGGGTTGGCCACGCCTGATGCGGCCGAGTAGAGAGAGAAGCACGCAAGCATGAAGTTGACCCTGCCCACCTGGCTGACGTTGTTGCGGATCGTGATGATCCCGGTGCTGGTGCTGGTGTTCTACCTGCCCTACACCTGGACCAACTTCGCTTCGGCGGCGATCTTCGGCCTGGCCGCGATCACCGACTGGCTCGATGGCTGGATCGCACGCCGTTACCAGCTGGAGTCGGCCTTCGGTGCCTTCCTCGACCCGGTCGCGGACAAGCTGATGGTGGCAGTGGCGCTGTTCCTGATCGTGCAGGGCCACCCGACGCCGTGGATGGCGTTCTGGGCGGCGGTCATCGTCGGCCGCGAGATCGCGGTGTCGGCACTGCGCGAATGGATGGCCGAACTGGGCCAGCGCGCCAAGGTGCGCGTGGCGATGATCGGCAAGGTCAAGACCACCGCGCAGATGGTCGCACTGTTGTGCCTGCTGTATTCGGTGGCCCCGAACGTGCCGGTGGAAGACATCTGGATGGGCTGGCCGGTGTTCCACATCGGCGACTGGACCCTGGCCATTGCCGCGGTGCTGACCCTGTGGTCAGGCCTGCAGTACCTGCACGCCGCTTGGCCGAGCCTGCGCGATGACGAGCGCGCTGCGCGCGAGCGTGCACGGCAGAAGAAGCTGGGCAACTGAGCCTCGGGGTCGGATCCCTTTCCGCAGGAAAGGGCTCTGACCCCACCGATGCGTTGACCCCATCGATGCGCCCATCCACGCATGGCGTGGATACGCAATGCAAGGTGCCTCGCAGACCCTAAAAAAGCGCTTGACGCCATCCTTGGAATAGGTAAAATTTCGCCTCCCAAGCGGGAATAGCTCAGTTGGTAGAGCGCAACCTTGCCAAGGTTGAGGTCGCGAGTTCGAGTCTCGTTTCCCGCTCCAGATTCAAGAAAAACGCTCCCGAAAGGGGGCGTTTTTCGTTTGCGTCCAACGCGCTTCATCCCCACTTCACCGCCACCCCATCGCCTCAACACGCGCATTGGCGAAGCTGCATCTCCGTTCCAATCCGGTGGTGTCGCGATGCCTCATCAATCCTCGGCCTACGACCACGACGTGGTCATCGTCGGCGCCAGTTTCGCCGGCACCGCCTGCGCGTTGGCCGCTGCCCAGTATGGCTTGCGCGTCTGCGTGCTCGAACGCAAGGCCGCCCCCGGCGAGCGTCTGCACACCACCGGCATCGTGGTGAAGGAAGCGATGGAGCAGACCTGGCTGGGGCGCATGCCCGAACACCTGGTGCAGCGCGTTGCCAATGTGCGGCTGTATGCGCCGAACCTGCGCAGCGTGTTGTTGGCCGCGCCGGGCTATTACTTCCTCACCACCGATACGCCGAACCTGATGCGCTGGCTGGCCAGCGAGCTGCGCGCGAATGGTGTCGACCTTCGCCTGCAGCAGTCCTTCACCGACGCCCATCGCAGTGGTGACGGCTGGCTGGTGGAAGGGGGAGGGCGGTGCGCCTACCTGGTCGGCGCCGATGGCGCGCGCTCACGCGTTGCCCAGCGCACCGGCCTCGGCCAGGTGCGTGACAACCTCTACGGCATCGAACGTGAGTTCGCCGGCCTCCAGTTGCCGCAGGGCGACGCACTCCATTGCTTCGTCAGCAAGCGCTTTGCACCGGGTTACATCGGCTGGGTCGCACAGAACCCGACCGGGCTGCAGGTCGGCTTGGCGCTGCGCCATGACCCGAACCAGGTGCGGCCGCCTGATATCGGTGGCTTTCTTGAGCACGTGCGCGATGTGGTCGGCATTCCGCCTTCGGCGCGTCCCTCGGCCACCCGCGCAGGGCTGGTGCCCTGCGGCCGGCCGGATGGGCCGTTCACCGGCCAACGCGTGATCCTGACCGGCGACGCGGCGGGCATCGTCTCACCACTGTCCGCCGGAGGCATCCATTCCTCGTGGCGGCACGGTTGGGCGGTCGGCGAGGCGATTGCCCGCCATCTACGTGGGCAAGGGCCGGAAGCGGAACGGGTGGCGCGGCAGGTGGCGCCGGCATTCCATGGCAAGCGCCTGCTGCGCTGGGCGATGGATCATCTGCAGGCCGACTGGCCGCTCAACGCACTCCTGCACACGGCGACCACGCGGCGCATTGCCGAGCAGGTCTACTTCCATCGCCGTGGCCTGCGAACCTGAGGTATCGGTCCTGGGGGCCTGAACGCCGCCCCACAATGCACGCGAAAATTCCTGTTGACGCCGTGCAGCAATATCGACACAATAGCGCTCCTTCGACGCAGGTCGAACGGAATCTGCGGGAATAGCTCAGTTGGTAGAGCGCAACCTTGCCAAGGTTGAGGTCGCGAGTTCGAGTCTCGTTTCCCGCTCCAGATTCAAGAAAACGCTCCCGAAAGGGGGCGTTTTTCGTTTGTCACACCGGTTGCACCACCGCCGCGCTAGCGTGCCTTGCCGGGCAGGGCGCTGCACCAGGTCAGGGCATCCTGCCGGTCGAAACCGGGGCAGCGGTTGTCCCGCCGGATGTAGACGTAGGGAACGTCGTCTTCGTAGGTGAAGTGGTAGTAGTAGGTCCGGTCCTTTCCGTACAGCCAGTAGTTCGACGAGCCCTGGTTGATGGCATTTGGCTCGAACGTGAAGATCGAAGATTCACGGGGGATGAAGTTGCTGCGCTCCATCAGTAGCAGCATGGCGTTCGAGACCAGTGGGGTGGTCAGGACGAGCACGATCACGCCGACAGTCACTGTCGTGATCGAGCCAATCAGTAGCCAGCGACGTTGGTGTTTCACGGGCAGGCAGCACCGAAGTAGGGCAGTGCCGCAATGTGCAATACGCCGTGAAAGTCGTCCAGTGTTCCGTGTCGAGAACGCGCTGAAAGCGTGGTGAAAGGCTGGGGCGGCATTGCCTGAACCGCACGCCTGTTGTGACCTTTTTCGGACCAATTCTCCATGTTCGCTCCACAATCGCACGGTAGCCTTCATGCTCCTTCTACACGTTGGCGGGCTGGTGGTCAGGCGTATCACTTCAGTGGCAGTGCCCAGGACCGGGCGCGGACTCACCCTGCATGCAGTGCTGCGCCCTGGTGCGTTGTTGGCAAGCCTGGCCCTGGCCGGTTGCATGTCGGTGACTGTTCCGGACCTGCCTGACCGCACGCCCAGCACCTGGACCCAGGTGCCGCAGGGCCAGGGCGTGGCAGTGGACGCCAAACAGTGGTGGAAAGTGCTGTCCGACCCGGCGCTGGACGGCTTGGTCGATCAGGCCATCGCCGGCAACCTCGACCTGCAGCAGGCCACGCTGCGCCTGCAGGCCGTTCGGATCGTCGCCGGCACCTCGGACTCGCGTTTCCTGCCGGAAATCTCGGCCAGCGCCAAGCAGGTGCAGGACGCCGCCGCAGTCGATACCTACTTCCATGCCGGCATCGAAGCGATCTGGGACCTGGGCCTGTTCGGCGCCGCCGAGAGCGCCCAGTTGAGCGCGCAGGCGTCGGCCGGTAATGCCGAGGCGCTGCGCAATGCCGCACAGGTGGCGGTGATTGCCGACGTGGTGCGCAGCTATCTGGACCTGACCGTGGCACAGGCCCAGCAGGACCTGCTGGCCCGGCAGCAGACCGTGGATGACCGCGGCGAACAACTGGCGCTGGTCCGCCAGCGCCTGCGCCTGGATGAGCCGGGCGAGCTGGACCGCCTGCGTGCACGCCAGGCGGCCACCCGCGCGGCCACGGCGCAGGCCCGCGAGAATGCGGACAACGCTGCCCGTGCGTTGGCCCTGCTGCTGGGACGTGATGGCCCGGATCCAGCCTGGCGCGCCTATCGCACGCCGCCGAAGCTGGGTTCGTTCTCGCTGCAGCAGGTGCCGGCCGATCTGCTGCGCCACCGTCCGCAGATTCTGCTGGCCGAATCGGAAGTGATGCAGGCGGCGGCCAGCAAGGGCTCCGCACGTGCCGCGATGTATCCGCGGGTCAGCCTCGGCGGCTCGATCCTGTACGCGTACAACCTCACTCAGAACGCCCGCTCCAATTCCGACTCCAGTCCCTCGATCGGCCCGTACATCGATATCCCGCTGTGGGATTGGGGGCAGCGCCGCGCGCGCTTCAATGCCGATGAAAAGCAGCTGGATGCCGCGTTGCTCGGTTATCGCAAAGCGGTACTGGAGGGCGTGAGTGAAGTAGAGGGCGCGCTGGGCAGCCTGGCGCGGCAGGACAGCAGCATCCAGTCGCTGCGCGCGGCCAATGATGTTGCCGGCCAGCAGGTCAAGCGACAGGCACGTCAGGTGCAGCTGGGCCTGTCCAGCGAGTTCGATGGCTTGGACACGCAGCGTGCCGCACTGGCTTCGCAGGCGGACCTGATCGGTGCCCAAGGTGCCCGCGTGCTGGCGTTTGCTTCGCTGTACCGCGCCCTCGGCGGCGCACCGCTGCCGGTCGAAGCCGAGGACGCGTCGCAATGATTGCACTGGCCCGCAAGACCCTGGCCTATGAGTGGCGCCGGTTCCTGCCGGTGGTACTGGCGATGTGCTTCGCTGGCGTGCTGCTGATCGTGCAGGCGGCGCTGGTGCTGGGTATCTTCGGTACCGCCGCGATCTACGTGAAGGCGTCTTCCGCCGATATCTGGGCCGGCTTTCCCGGCACCCAGAGCGTGAACTACGGCCATGCAATCAGCGCGGATGTGGAAAGCCACCTGCGCATGGACCCGGAGGTCACCCGCGTCGAACCCTACGAATGGGTCGATGGCGAATGGCGTTCCAGCGCGCAGGGTACCGGCAACGTGTCGGTGTACCTGTCCGGCATCTCCACCCAGGACGACGCGATGATGTTCGCGCGCATCCTGCCCGCCGACCTGCGCGCGCAGCTGCGCGAGCCGGGCGCGGTGATCGTCGACAGCGCGGATCTGGATACGCTGGGCGTGGATCTGCAGAACAACCGTGCCTGGATCAACGGCAAGGCGGTGCGCGTGGTTGCCGCACAACCGGGCCTGCGTGGCCTCGGTGGCGTCAACGTGCTGGCCTCGCTGGATACCGCGCGCGCCATCGCCGGTACCGACCCGCATGAGGGCAGTACCTATTTTGTGGCGGGCCTGCGCTCGCCGGACCTGGCCAACGGCGTGCGTGACCGCCTGGCCGCGTCGATGGGGCAGGCCACGCCGGTCGAGTTCTGGACCGCACCGGAGTTCGCCAGCCGCTCGCAGCAGTACTGGCTGTTCGATACCGGTGCCGGCATCGCAGTGCTGTTCATGGCGGTCATCGTCTGCTTTGTCGGCGCGGTGATCACCAACCAGTCGTTCGCTTCGGTGGTGGCCGGTTCGGTGCGCGAGTACGCCACGCTCAATGCACTCGGTGCCGGGCGCTATGCGCTGGCGCGGGCGGTGTTCGAACAGGCACTGTTGATCGGCGGCGTGGGCATGTTGTTGGCGGCGGCCTTCAGTACGGTGGTGCTGTTGATCGCGCAGACCCAACGTGTACCGGTGCAGCTGACGCCGATGGTGATCATCGGCTGCGTGGCACTGGTCGCGGTGATGGCCATGCTCTCCAGCATCATGGCGGTACGCAGTGTCGTCCGCTCCGATCCATCGTTGCTGCTGCGTTGAGGGCCGGCCGATGACTTCTACACGCGCCGTCGCCCCGACCCTGCAGGCCGATGCATTGGAAAAGGGTTTCATGTCCGGGGATGTGCAGGTGCCGGTGCTTCGCGGCCTCTCGCTGGACATCTACCCCGGTGAGCTGACCCTCGTGTCCGGTCCGTCTGGTTGCGGCAAGAGCACGCTGTTGTCGTTGCTGTCCGGCCTGTCCGCGCCCGACGGTGGCCGCGTGCACGCACTCGGCCAGGACGTGGGCCACATGACGCGCAGCGAAGTGGAGCGCTTCCGCCTGCACCATGTCGGCTTCGTGTTCCAGGGCTTCAACCTGTTCCCGGCGCTGACTGCACTGGAACAGGTGCAGCTGCCGCTGGGCTATCGCGGCATGAGCAATCGCGAAAGCGAACCGCTGGCGCGCAAGGCATTGGACGAGGTCGGCCTGACCCATCGCAGCCACATGCGTCCGGCGCAGTTGTCCGGTGGCGAGAAGCAGCGCGTGGCCGTTGCCCGCGCCTTCGCCAAGTCGCCGACGCTGATCTTCGCCGACGAACCGACCAGTGCGCTGGATGCCGAGAATGGCCAGCGCGTGATCGACATCCTGCATCGCTACGCACGTGCGCATGGCGCCACCGTGCTGTGCGTGAGCCACGATCCGCGCCTGATCCGGCATGCCGATCGGGTGATCGCCATGGAAGACGGCATGGTCCGTGATGACCGCCGCCAGAACGAAACTGTAGAGTCCGCCCCATGACCAAGACGTCGCACCTGCTTCCCCTCAGCCTGGCCCTGTCCGCGGCATTGCTGCTCGGCGCCTGTTCCAAAGAGGCGCCCGCCCAGGCATCCGCCGGTAAGGCCAGCACTGCTGCCGCCGACAAGGTCGCGGTCGCGCGCGGCATCATCGACGTCGAGGGCGGTTTGATCGCGCTGGCACCGCCGGTGGATGGCTCGATCACTGCCGCGCCGGTGAAGGAGGGCGCCACGGTGAAGAAGGGACAGCTGCTGCTGTCGCTGGATGGCGCCCTGCTGCAGCAGGAGGTGGCGATGGCCACTGCCGATCTCGCCTTGGCCAATGACCGTCTGAAGGGCAGCCAGGCGCAGCTGCGCGAACTGGAGCGCAATGCGACCCGCCTGTCCACCGGCGCCAGCGAAGGCGTGTCGTCCAACCAGCAGGCCGATGCAGCCAGGCAGCAGCTGGCCGGTGTGCGCGCCGATGTCGACGTGGCCGGTGCGCAGGTCGACATGGCCCAGCACAAGCTGGAGCACGCGAAACTGAAACTGCAGCAGATGTCGCTGAGCGCACCGGAGGCCGGCACCGTGGTCGGCCAGGTGCCGGGACTCGGTGCATTCGTGCAGGGTGGCAAGCCAGCGATCTCGCTGCTGCCGGCACGCCCGCTGCAGGTGCGTGCCGAACTCAGTGCTGCCTACGCCGATGCCGTGCAGGTGGGCATGAAGGCCGCCGTGGTGCCGGACAGCGATGGCGCTGAAAACACCGGCTCACTGCCACCCGCACGCGTGGTGCGCATCAGTCCGGTGTTCGCGCAGGCGCGCCTGCCCGAAGACGCTGGGCGTGGCGTGGCCAAGGTGGTGGAGTGCGTGCTGGAGTTTGATGGCAACGCCAAGGCGCGGTTCGGCCAGCATGTGCGGGTGGAGTTCCGGAAGTAAACCTAGTGCTGAGGCGGGGCCACCGAACTATTCCTGCGCCGCCTGAGTCTCCGCCATGCACTTAGCAACGACACCACGCACAGCGCCAGCAGCAGCCCCACGTCCAGCAGCAGCAACCACAGCAGGTGCATGCCCTGCACCGGTGGTTGGTGCATCGCCGACAGCAGCCATGGTATCGACCAGGCCAGCAGCAGCACGAAGGCGATCAGCAGGCGCAGCCACAGTCGCCCCAGTTTCCAGGGCTGCACGATCAGTGCAGCAACCACCAGCTCGACGGTGCTCAGCAGCGCGAACACGATCACGGTGCTGGTCGGGTAGGGCAGTGTGCCGCCTTCCAGGTGGCGCAGCAGCCAGTAGTCCGGCGTGAAGCCGGCATTGACCAGTGCGGCGATCAGCGCCAACCAGGTCAGTGCGAC contains:
- a CDS encoding HlyD family secretion protein, whose product is MTKTSHLLPLSLALSAALLLGACSKEAPAQASAGKASTAAADKVAVARGIIDVEGGLIALAPPVDGSITAAPVKEGATVKKGQLLLSLDGALLQQEVAMATADLALANDRLKGSQAQLRELERNATRLSTGASEGVSSNQQADAARQQLAGVRADVDVAGAQVDMAQHKLEHAKLKLQQMSLSAPEAGTVVGQVPGLGAFVQGGKPAISLLPARPLQVRAELSAAYADAVQVGMKAAVVPDSDGAENTGSLPPARVVRISPVFAQARLPEDAGRGVAKVVECVLEFDGNAKARFGQHVRVEFRK
- a CDS encoding NAD(P)/FAD-dependent oxidoreductase encodes the protein MPHQSSAYDHDVVIVGASFAGTACALAAAQYGLRVCVLERKAAPGERLHTTGIVVKEAMEQTWLGRMPEHLVQRVANVRLYAPNLRSVLLAAPGYYFLTTDTPNLMRWLASELRANGVDLRLQQSFTDAHRSGDGWLVEGGGRCAYLVGADGARSRVAQRTGLGQVRDNLYGIEREFAGLQLPQGDALHCFVSKRFAPGYIGWVAQNPTGLQVGLALRHDPNQVRPPDIGGFLEHVRDVVGIPPSARPSATRAGLVPCGRPDGPFTGQRVILTGDAAGIVSPLSAGGIHSSWRHGWAVGEAIARHLRGQGPEAERVARQVAPAFHGKRLLRWAMDHLQADWPLNALLHTATTRRIAEQVYFHRRGLRT
- a CDS encoding ABC transporter ATP-binding protein → MTSTRAVAPTLQADALEKGFMSGDVQVPVLRGLSLDIYPGELTLVSGPSGCGKSTLLSLLSGLSAPDGGRVHALGQDVGHMTRSEVERFRLHHVGFVFQGFNLFPALTALEQVQLPLGYRGMSNRESEPLARKALDEVGLTHRSHMRPAQLSGGEKQRVAVARAFAKSPTLIFADEPTSALDAENGQRVIDILHRYARAHGATVLCVSHDPRLIRHADRVIAMEDGMVRDDRRQNETVESAP
- the pgsA gene encoding CDP-diacylglycerol--glycerol-3-phosphate 3-phosphatidyltransferase; amino-acid sequence: MKLTLPTWLTLLRIVMIPVLVLVFYLPYTWTNFASAAIFGLAAITDWLDGWIARRYQLESAFGAFLDPVADKLMVAVALFLIVQGHPTPWMAFWAAVIVGREIAVSALREWMAELGQRAKVRVAMIGKVKTTAQMVALLCLLYSVAPNVPVEDIWMGWPVFHIGDWTLAIAAVLTLWSGLQYLHAAWPSLRDDERAARERARQKKLGN
- a CDS encoding low molecular weight protein-tyrosine-phosphatase, with product MKLLVVCLGNICRSPMAEGALRACLDASPLAGRVQVDSAGTGDWHVGEPPDRRAIACAAGHGVDIGGLRARQLQVADFDRFDWILCADEANLRDAGRLATPAQRERLALYLPWSGGQGRGAIPDPYTGGSEHFEQVWTLVDDAAKRAVARLLHDADSGIIGP
- the uvrC gene encoding excinuclease ABC subunit UvrC, which produces MTDVSAPVFDGKAFAAQLSTAPGVYRMYAADDTLLYVGKARALRNRVGSYFNGSPKNARIMSMISQITRMDVTVTRSEAEALLLENQLIKSLSPRYNVSLRDDKTYPHVLLTREDWPRIALHRGPRAIPGRYFGPYPGVTAVRETLNLMHKLFKLRSCEDSVFRNRSRPCLQYQIGRCSAPCVELVPAPEYAESVRRAALFLEGKSDELTRELGEQMQAASEALEFEQAARLRDLISSLRSMQTRQYVDGRAADLDVLAVAMQGSQACVLLLAFRDGRNLGTRPFFPRTNGEESPEEVLAAFVSQYYIEFEPPREILLDREIPDADLLVAALSASAERKVQLKWNVRGERAGYVELASRNAQLTLATELNSRNAQHARSDALRDMLGLAEPVKRVECFDISHTLGEATVASCVVFDAAGPVRAQYRRFNISGIEPGDDYAAMRQAIDRRFRRAVEEQGVLPDVLLIDGGAGQLAQAQAALADLGVEGVLLVGVAKGVERRAGHEALVMPDGRELRPGAANPALQFIQQVRDEAHRFAITGHRGRRQKARMTSKLEDIPGIGPRRRASLLKHFGGLVGLKAAGEAEIAKVEGINDALAARIYANLHGLATPDAAE
- a CDS encoding efflux transporter outer membrane subunit, whose amino-acid sequence is MLLLHVGGLVVRRITSVAVPRTGRGLTLHAVLRPGALLASLALAGCMSVTVPDLPDRTPSTWTQVPQGQGVAVDAKQWWKVLSDPALDGLVDQAIAGNLDLQQATLRLQAVRIVAGTSDSRFLPEISASAKQVQDAAAVDTYFHAGIEAIWDLGLFGAAESAQLSAQASAGNAEALRNAAQVAVIADVVRSYLDLTVAQAQQDLLARQQTVDDRGEQLALVRQRLRLDEPGELDRLRARQAATRAATAQARENADNAARALALLLGRDGPDPAWRAYRTPPKLGSFSLQQVPADLLRHRPQILLAESEVMQAAASKGSARAAMYPRVSLGGSILYAYNLTQNARSNSDSSPSIGPYIDIPLWDWGQRRARFNADEKQLDAALLGYRKAVLEGVSEVEGALGSLARQDSSIQSLRAANDVAGQQVKRQARQVQLGLSSEFDGLDTQRAALASQADLIGAQGARVLAFASLYRALGGAPLPVEAEDASQ
- a CDS encoding ABC transporter permease, translating into MIALARKTLAYEWRRFLPVVLAMCFAGVLLIVQAALVLGIFGTAAIYVKASSADIWAGFPGTQSVNYGHAISADVESHLRMDPEVTRVEPYEWVDGEWRSSAQGTGNVSVYLSGISTQDDAMMFARILPADLRAQLREPGAVIVDSADLDTLGVDLQNNRAWINGKAVRVVAAQPGLRGLGGVNVLASLDTARAIAGTDPHEGSTYFVAGLRSPDLANGVRDRLAASMGQATPVEFWTAPEFASRSQQYWLFDTGAGIAVLFMAVIVCFVGAVITNQSFASVVAGSVREYATLNALGAGRYALARAVFEQALLIGGVGMLLAAAFSTVVLLIAQTQRVPVQLTPMVIIGCVALVAVMAMLSSIMAVRSVVRSDPSLLLR
- the kdsB gene encoding 3-deoxy-manno-octulosonate cytidylyltransferase is translated as MTEFVVAIPARYAASRLPGKPLRLLGGEPLVLHVARRALQAGAGEVWVATDDQRIADALSGLAEVKVAMTAASHASGTDRLAECARIAGWADDTVVVNLQGDEPFAPAAGIRAVAEALVGGNAPMSTLATTVEDAHTLFDPNVVKLVRNVRNEAMYFSRAPIAWHRDGFARSRDTLPAGHNWLRHIGIYGYRAGFLQQFAAMPPGQLEQVESLEQLRVLEAGFPISVAISPEPFPPGIDTPEDLERAEVLLQAMAAR